In one Arachis duranensis cultivar V14167 chromosome 9, aradu.V14167.gnm2.J7QH, whole genome shotgun sequence genomic region, the following are encoded:
- the LOC107465958 gene encoding mavicyanin, whose protein sequence is MTANHHFSHNWLLLCLLLISFQIQTSVHCFQYKVGDLDSWGIPTSSNPQLYTKWSKNNDIKIGDSLLFLYPPSQDSLVQVTLENYKRCNIKNPILYMNNGNSLFNITSKGEYFFTSGEPGHCQKNQKIHITVGVNASSDVDAPSPYGSATSSAPSYQPVFGSIPQPPSQSMVASDSSHIASNSQALIIGFVMCLLFSALM, encoded by the exons ATGACGGCCAATCACCATTTTAGCCATAACTGGTTATTGTTGTGTCTCTTGCTCATATCCTTCCAAATCCAAACTTCTGTTCATTGCTTCCAATACAAGGTTGGAGATCTAGATTCTTGGGGCATTCCCACTTCATCAAATCCACAACTATACACCAAATGGTCCAAAAATAATGATATCAAGATTGGTGACTCCCTTT TGTTTTTATACCCACCAAGTCAAGATTCATTGGTTCAAGTAACATTGGAAAACTACAAGAGGTGCAACATTAAGAACCCTATATTGTACATGAACAATGGCAATTCATTGTTCAACATCACATCAAAAGGTGAATACTTCTTCACCAGTGGAGAGCCAGGGCACTGTCAGAAGAATCAGAAGATTCATATAACTGTTGGTGTTAATGCTTCTTCAGACGTTGATGCTCCATCACCATATGGATCAGCAACTTCTTCTGCACCTTCTTATCAACCTGTTTTTGGCAGCATTCCACAGCCTCCTTCTCAATCCATGGTAGCCTCAGATTCATCTCACATTGCTTCAAATTCTCAAGCTCTTATCATTGGATTTGTGATGTGTTTGCTCTTCTCTGCCTTAATGTAA